From a region of the Ardenticatena maritima genome:
- a CDS encoding pyridoxal-phosphate-dependent aminotransferase family protein, with the protein MTQPKDPFGWSKRPYPRLFIPGPTEVRPEVLQAQAELMIGHRTKDLEDLFAAIQAQLRRLYETKYRVFVTASSGMGQQEAAIRNGVRDHVICFVNGAFSKRWSEVAAGCGKRVTRVDVEWGQAITPDLVADALRTHGPADAITVVHNETSTGVLSPVGEIAAVVREIAPDTFIFVDAVSSFAGTRIPFDEWGLDVCLTSSQKALACPPGLALAAVSDRVLERAKTIEGRGWYFDYLLLEKYLQRNTTPSTPAISLLRALHVQLTYILDEEGPANRYARHAELAEMTREWALSRGFGLFAAEGYRSPTVTTVANTRGIDVGALNTFLKSRGMVISNGYGDLKNKTFRIAHMGDTTREEMQYLLETIDEFLGG; encoded by the coding sequence ATGACACAACCCAAAGATCCCTTTGGCTGGTCAAAACGTCCGTACCCCCGCTTGTTCATTCCGGGACCCACAGAAGTGCGCCCGGAGGTCTTGCAAGCCCAAGCCGAATTGATGATTGGGCACCGCACCAAAGACCTGGAAGACCTCTTCGCAGCCATTCAGGCGCAATTGCGCCGTCTCTATGAAACAAAGTACCGCGTCTTCGTCACCGCGTCGTCCGGTATGGGGCAACAAGAAGCCGCCATCCGCAACGGGGTGCGCGACCACGTGATTTGTTTCGTCAATGGGGCGTTCAGCAAGCGCTGGTCGGAGGTGGCGGCAGGCTGCGGCAAGCGAGTGACCCGCGTTGATGTGGAATGGGGGCAAGCCATTACCCCCGACCTGGTAGCCGACGCCCTGCGCACACATGGACCCGCCGACGCCATCACCGTGGTCCACAACGAAACCAGCACGGGCGTGCTCAGCCCCGTCGGCGAGATTGCCGCCGTCGTGCGGGAGATTGCTCCTGACACTTTCATTTTCGTGGACGCGGTCAGTTCCTTTGCCGGTACGCGCATTCCCTTCGACGAATGGGGGCTCGATGTCTGCCTCACGTCGTCGCAAAAAGCCCTTGCCTGCCCGCCGGGCTTGGCGTTGGCGGCGGTGAGCGACCGTGTGTTGGAACGCGCCAAGACCATTGAAGGGCGCGGCTGGTACTTCGACTACCTGTTGCTCGAAAAGTACCTGCAACGCAACACCACCCCCTCAACGCCGGCGATTTCCCTGTTGCGCGCCTTGCATGTTCAACTCACCTACATTCTCGATGAAGAAGGACCCGCCAACCGCTACGCCCGCCATGCCGAACTGGCCGAAATGACCCGCGAATGGGCGTTGTCGCGGGGGTTTGGCTTGTTCGCTGCGGAGGGCTATCGCTCGCCCACGGTGACAACCGTTGCCAACACGCGCGGCATTGACGTGGGCGCGCTCAACACATTCTTGAAATCGCGCGGTATGGTCATCTCCAACGGGTATGGCGATTTGAAAAACAAGACCTTCCGCATCGCCCACATGGGGGATACAACGCGCGAAGAAATGCAGTACCTGTTAGAAACGATTGACGAGTTCCTGGGTGGCTGA
- the trmB gene encoding tRNA (guanine(46)-N(7))-methyltransferase TrmB codes for MPSSLRRGKGKLEIDWEEMEAIEAEHRAGRGLFGGDPYLRHARNPHVPPEPARWFCLAQASDEHRARLRDFLTSAPSELEIGAGDGRFIVEWASMHPERHFLAFEVRGRLVHTMYRAIEERGLTNVWVCDDDARAAIPEIVPPGSIEVIHILMPDPWWKQRHARCRLFSLHMLSILAQALKPGGILRFESDVEGYPEFLDMLIERHPDFEPHDPALAERFANIPLTTRQQWCVEHGVPIFRRFYRRRASGAPAEAQP; via the coding sequence ATGCCATCATCGTTGCGACGTGGAAAAGGCAAGTTGGAGATTGATTGGGAAGAGATGGAAGCCATCGAAGCCGAGCACCGCGCTGGACGGGGCTTGTTCGGCGGCGACCCCTACTTGCGCCATGCCCGCAACCCGCACGTTCCCCCCGAACCGGCGCGCTGGTTTTGCCTGGCGCAGGCGTCGGATGAGCATCGGGCTCGTTTGCGCGATTTCCTCACCAGCGCCCCGTCGGAGTTGGAGATTGGCGCGGGGGATGGGCGTTTCATCGTCGAATGGGCATCCATGCATCCTGAGCGCCATTTTCTGGCGTTTGAAGTGCGCGGGCGGCTGGTGCACACCATGTACCGCGCCATTGAAGAGCGCGGCTTGACCAACGTGTGGGTGTGCGATGATGACGCCCGCGCCGCTATCCCCGAGATTGTGCCGCCGGGTAGTATCGAGGTCATCCACATTCTCATGCCCGACCCCTGGTGGAAACAGCGGCACGCGCGCTGCCGCCTCTTCAGCCTGCATATGCTCAGCATTCTGGCGCAGGCGCTCAAACCGGGCGGCATTCTGCGCTTCGAGAGCGACGTCGAAGGCTACCCGGAGTTTCTGGATATGCTCATCGAGCGCCATCCCGACTTTGAACCGCACGACCCGGCGTTGGCGGAACGGTTCGCCAATATCCCGCTCACCACACGCCAGCAATGGTGTGTGGAACATGGCGTGCCCATCTTTCGGCGTTTCTACCGCCGCCGTGCATCAGGCGCGCCGGCAGAAGCGCAACCGTGA
- a CDS encoding TRAP transporter small permease subunit, producing the protein MRFIEWYVKAVDALSEALGWLSQMLVILTVIIGFYNVVARYLGRFMETQLSSNLYIELQWYLFSLVFFFGFAYILKHGINVRVDFLYAKWPKKRQALIDFWGHIFFLIPFTILGIYVTIDPVLFSWRLNETSPDPGGLPRAPLKTMIIVAFVTLLLQTISELIKLYGVITDNERILAIGAPEEHEEPLRIE; encoded by the coding sequence ATGCGCTTCATTGAATGGTATGTCAAAGCCGTGGACGCGCTCTCCGAAGCCTTGGGCTGGCTTTCACAAATGCTAGTCATCCTGACGGTCATCATCGGCTTCTACAACGTCGTTGCACGCTATCTCGGGCGCTTCATGGAAACGCAACTCTCCTCCAACCTCTACATCGAGTTGCAGTGGTATTTGTTCTCGCTGGTCTTCTTCTTTGGCTTTGCCTACATTCTGAAACATGGTATCAACGTGCGCGTGGACTTCCTCTACGCCAAATGGCCGAAAAAGCGCCAGGCGTTGATTGACTTCTGGGGGCACATTTTCTTCCTCATCCCGTTCACCATTCTTGGCATTTACGTTACCATTGACCCTGTGCTCTTCTCGTGGCGTTTGAATGAAACCTCACCCGACCCCGGCGGGCTGCCCCGTGCGCCGCTGAAAACGATGATCATCGTGGCGTTTGTGACGTTGCTGTTGCAAACAATCTCCGAACTCATCAAGTTGTACGGCGTCATCACCGATAACGAGCGGATTTTGGCTATCGGCGCACCGGAAGAACACGAAGAACCGTTGCGCATTGAATAA
- a CDS encoding TRAP transporter large permease: MPVNPVFGWIALSMFVFFFFLLMIGYPVAFSFAGTAILFSVIGFLVGALDTNLLRVLPNRWFGTMSDFTLLAIIFFVFMGAVFEKSGLAEQLLETIGILMGPLPGGLALAVVIVGTLLAAATGVVAATVIVMGLLSLPVMVRYGYDHKLATGVIVASGTMAQLLPPSLVLVVLADQIGVSVGDLFLGALIPGLILSGLYALYVLVIAFLQPEKAPPLPPEARTVRGWALVRRVLFVMMPPLLLIFAVLGSIFFGIASPTEAGAVGAAGAVLLTALNRNLSWQLIKEAARSTANITALVIMILFASTYFGLVFDGLGGQRYVTQLLTNLPGGYWGFIIVANIAVFLLGINLEFIEISFIAMPLFVPAAMELGVDLVWFGVMMAINLNMAFISPPVGFSLFYLQSVAPEEVETIDIHKGAIPFMFLQGAALIITILFPQTVTWLVQAAGG; the protein is encoded by the coding sequence ATGCCTGTCAATCCCGTTTTTGGTTGGATCGCCCTTTCCATGTTCGTGTTCTTCTTCTTCCTGTTGATGATTGGCTATCCGGTGGCCTTTTCATTTGCAGGAACCGCCATTCTGTTCAGCGTGATTGGTTTTTTGGTGGGAGCACTGGATACAAACTTGCTCCGTGTGCTGCCAAACCGCTGGTTTGGCACCATGTCGGACTTTACGTTGCTGGCGATCATCTTTTTCGTCTTCATGGGCGCCGTCTTCGAGAAGTCGGGGCTGGCCGAGCAATTGCTGGAAACGATTGGCATTCTCATGGGCCCACTCCCCGGCGGGCTGGCGCTGGCGGTGGTCATTGTGGGGACGTTGCTTGCCGCCGCGACGGGGGTGGTTGCCGCGACAGTGATTGTCATGGGGCTGCTTTCGCTGCCGGTGATGGTGCGCTACGGCTACGACCACAAACTCGCCACGGGTGTGATTGTGGCGTCGGGGACGATGGCGCAGTTGCTCCCGCCGAGTTTGGTGCTGGTGGTGCTCGCCGACCAGATTGGCGTCTCAGTGGGGGATCTCTTCCTGGGGGCGCTCATCCCCGGCCTGATTCTTTCGGGTTTGTACGCGCTCTATGTGCTGGTGATTGCTTTCCTGCAACCCGAAAAAGCCCCGCCGCTGCCCCCAGAAGCCCGCACGGTGCGCGGTTGGGCGTTGGTGCGCCGCGTGCTCTTTGTGATGATGCCGCCGTTGCTGCTCATCTTTGCCGTGTTGGGGAGTATCTTCTTCGGTATTGCGTCGCCCACCGAAGCGGGCGCCGTCGGTGCGGCTGGGGCGGTGTTGCTGACCGCACTCAACCGCAATCTCTCTTGGCAACTCATCAAAGAGGCCGCACGATCCACCGCCAACATTACCGCACTTGTCATCATGATTCTCTTTGCGTCAACCTACTTCGGGCTGGTCTTTGACGGGCTTGGCGGGCAACGCTACGTCACCCAACTGCTGACGAACCTGCCGGGCGGCTATTGGGGCTTCATCATCGTGGCGAACATCGCCGTCTTCTTGCTCGGCATCAACCTGGAATTCATCGAAATTTCGTTTATCGCGATGCCGCTCTTTGTGCCCGCCGCGATGGAACTGGGCGTTGACCTCGTCTGGTTTGGTGTGATGATGGCCATCAACCTGAACATGGCGTTTATCTCGCCGCCGGTGGGCTTCTCGCTCTTCTATCTGCAAAGCGTGGCGCCGGAAGAAGTTGAAACGATTGACATTCACAAGGGCGCGATTCCCTTCATGTTCCTGCAAGGTGCGGCGCTCATCATCACCATTCTCTTCCCACAAACGGTAACCTGGCTGGTGCAAGCCGCGGGCGGCTGA
- the mutS gene encoding DNA mismatch repair protein MutS yields the protein MSTSKVTPVRRQYLQIKAQYPDAIVFFRLGDFYETFDDDAEIVARELGLTLTSRNVAKGQRVPMAGVPYHAAEQYIAQLIEKGYKVAIAEQVGEADGRTLMKREVTRVVTAGTVIEPDMLDARRNNYLVALIREPEHTRAGLAYVDITTGEFAVTQIVGETLDELERRVQEELERLQPAEVLVPAERERMIKGARPAERREGGFRTTEYDAWHWETSTARQALLNHFEVRTLDGFGCEQKPAAIRAAGAIVQYLQETQRNALAQLRQLYTYSTDHFMTLDAATRRNLELTESIGDQKKRTTLLNVLDATHTPMGGRLLRRWLNQPLLNRDAIEARLDAVEAFYTQTEQRMALRETLKTIGDLERLTNRVVSGLATPRELGAMRETLRRLPDVRAIVADLAERQQSLGRPVPKPLEAERLDVAEDVLALLDAALVDDPPSTRAKTGFIRPSFSNELQDLIEKSRHAREWIAGLEQVERERTGIKSLKVGYNKVFGYYIEVTKANTHLVPDEYIRKQTLVNAERYITPELKEYETLVLNAEERQLDLENRLFEQVMQQVAAQAPRLLRTARLLARLDVFSALAEVAVRRRYVRPRLHDGDAIRIVNGRHPVVEVMMKDEPFIPNDTEISGEAFIHIITGPNMAGKSTYLRQVALIVLMAQIGSFVPADEADIGLVDRIFTRVGAHDEIARGQSTFMVEMVETANILNHATNRSLLVLDEIGRGTSTYDGISIAWAVVEYIHNNPKLRSRTLFATHYHELTELEKRLPHVRNYNVAVVEEEGRVVFLHKIVPGAADRSYGIHVAAIAGLPRSVIKRAQEILADLEAEARAPGGHRERVRSLVAGATQLPLFAEPEPSPVEEELKQINVDELSPLEALNLLYRLQQLAKSRE from the coding sequence ATGAGCACATCCAAAGTGACACCTGTCCGACGCCAATACTTGCAAATCAAAGCCCAATATCCGGACGCCATCGTCTTCTTCCGGCTGGGCGACTTCTACGAAACCTTTGACGACGACGCCGAAATCGTCGCCCGTGAACTGGGATTGACGCTCACCAGCCGCAACGTTGCCAAAGGGCAACGCGTGCCTATGGCAGGCGTCCCCTACCACGCCGCCGAGCAATACATCGCCCAGTTGATTGAAAAAGGCTACAAAGTCGCGATTGCCGAGCAGGTTGGCGAAGCCGATGGGCGTACCCTTATGAAGCGCGAAGTCACGCGCGTGGTGACGGCGGGCACGGTGATTGAACCCGACATGCTCGACGCCCGCCGCAACAACTACCTCGTCGCCCTCATCCGCGAACCGGAGCACACACGCGCAGGGCTGGCGTATGTGGACATCACCACCGGCGAATTCGCCGTCACGCAAATTGTGGGTGAAACGCTCGACGAACTGGAACGCCGCGTGCAAGAAGAACTCGAACGCCTGCAACCCGCCGAAGTGCTGGTGCCCGCCGAGCGCGAACGCATGATCAAGGGCGCACGCCCCGCCGAACGCCGCGAGGGTGGTTTCCGCACAACCGAGTACGACGCCTGGCATTGGGAGACCTCAACGGCGCGCCAGGCGCTTCTCAATCATTTTGAAGTGCGGACGCTCGACGGCTTCGGGTGCGAGCAAAAGCCCGCGGCTATTCGGGCGGCGGGGGCGATTGTGCAATATCTGCAAGAAACCCAGCGCAACGCGCTGGCGCAACTGCGACAACTCTACACCTACAGCACCGACCACTTCATGACCCTGGACGCCGCCACACGCCGCAACCTCGAACTGACCGAAAGCATCGGCGACCAGAAAAAGCGCACCACCCTGCTCAACGTCCTCGACGCCACCCACACGCCCATGGGCGGCCGCCTGCTGCGCCGCTGGCTCAACCAACCCTTGCTCAACCGCGACGCTATTGAAGCACGACTCGACGCGGTCGAAGCCTTCTACACACAGACCGAACAGCGCATGGCGCTCCGCGAGACCCTCAAAACCATTGGCGACCTGGAACGCCTGACAAACCGCGTAGTCAGCGGGCTGGCAACCCCCCGCGAATTAGGCGCCATGCGCGAAACCTTGCGCCGTTTGCCCGACGTGCGCGCCATCGTCGCCGACCTTGCCGAACGCCAGCAAAGCCTCGGACGCCCTGTGCCCAAGCCGCTGGAAGCCGAGCGGCTGGACGTTGCCGAAGACGTGCTCGCCCTGCTCGACGCCGCGCTGGTGGACGACCCACCCAGCACACGCGCCAAAACGGGCTTCATTCGCCCCTCGTTCTCCAACGAATTGCAAGACCTCATCGAAAAATCACGCCACGCCCGTGAGTGGATTGCCGGCCTGGAACAGGTCGAACGGGAGCGCACCGGCATCAAATCGCTGAAGGTGGGCTACAACAAGGTGTTTGGCTATTACATCGAAGTCACCAAAGCCAACACGCACCTCGTGCCCGACGAGTACATCCGCAAGCAAACCCTGGTCAACGCAGAGCGCTACATCACGCCGGAGTTGAAGGAGTACGAAACACTGGTGCTGAACGCCGAAGAGCGCCAGTTGGACCTTGAAAACCGCCTCTTCGAGCAAGTCATGCAACAGGTGGCGGCGCAAGCCCCGCGCCTGCTCCGCACCGCCCGCCTGCTGGCACGGCTGGACGTGTTCAGCGCGCTTGCCGAAGTCGCCGTCCGCCGCCGCTATGTGCGCCCGCGCCTGCACGACGGCGACGCCATCCGCATTGTCAACGGGCGGCATCCTGTCGTCGAAGTGATGATGAAGGACGAACCCTTCATCCCCAACGATACGGAAATCTCCGGCGAGGCGTTTATCCACATCATCACCGGTCCCAACATGGCGGGAAAAAGCACGTATTTACGTCAAGTTGCGCTTATCGTTCTCATGGCGCAAATTGGTTCATTCGTTCCCGCCGACGAAGCCGACATCGGGTTGGTGGACCGCATTTTCACACGTGTGGGGGCGCACGATGAAATCGCCCGTGGGCAAAGCACCTTCATGGTGGAAATGGTGGAAACAGCCAACATTCTGAACCACGCCACCAATCGCTCGCTGTTGGTGCTGGACGAAATCGGGCGCGGCACCAGCACGTACGACGGTATCAGCATTGCGTGGGCGGTGGTGGAGTACATCCACAACAACCCCAAACTGCGCAGTCGCACGCTCTTCGCGACGCATTACCATGAGCTCACCGAGCTGGAAAAACGCCTGCCGCACGTGCGCAACTACAATGTCGCGGTGGTGGAAGAAGAAGGGCGCGTGGTTTTCCTGCACAAAATTGTGCCCGGCGCCGCCGACCGCAGTTATGGCATCCACGTGGCGGCGATTGCCGGCTTGCCGCGCAGCGTCATCAAACGGGCGCAAGAAATTCTCGCCGACCTGGAAGCCGAAGCTCGCGCGCCGGGTGGACATCGCGAACGTGTGCGCTCGCTCGTGGCGGGGGCGACGCAATTGCCGCTCTTTGCCGAACCGGAGCCGTCGCCCGTGGAAGAAGAGTTGAAACAGATCAACGTGGATGAACTCTCACCGCTGGAAGCGTTGAATCTGCTCTATCGGCTGCAACAACTCGCCAAATCGCGCGAATAA
- a CDS encoding gamma-glutamylcyclotransferase family protein, giving the protein MYLFVYGTLLSDQPNHRLLRPFIDPEQTLTAVLPGAVLHDAGAYPMAVRGVGRVLGEVVWVRPECADEALAQLDAYEDVAGGLYTRETATVITPCCGPIVDAWVYWGNPHIAARYPRIPSGDWRAHVRRKRFS; this is encoded by the coding sequence ATGTACCTGTTTGTGTACGGCACACTCCTGAGCGACCAACCCAATCACAGATTGTTGCGCCCTTTTATTGACCCGGAGCAGACGCTTACGGCTGTTTTGCCGGGCGCAGTTTTGCATGATGCCGGCGCATACCCGATGGCTGTGCGCGGCGTGGGGCGCGTGTTGGGCGAAGTCGTGTGGGTGCGCCCCGAATGTGCGGATGAGGCGCTCGCGCAATTGGATGCGTATGAGGATGTGGCCGGCGGGCTGTACACACGTGAAACGGCAACCGTCATCACGCCATGCTGCGGCCCGATTGTGGATGCTTGGGTCTATTGGGGCAACCCACACATTGCGGCGCGCTACCCGCGTATCCCTTCCGGCGATTGGCGCGCCCATGTGCGCCGCAAGCGGTTTTCCTGA
- a CDS encoding ABC transporter ATP-binding protein codes for MNVDVIDVSKTFNDEPYAAVGPVTLHVPSGQFVALVGPSGCGKSTLLRLIADQFPPTTGKILLDGRPPREARRRKAIAWMAQQPALFPWATVLENVRLPLRVNPTAEQHSLSPEALLEMVGLSDYAEAAPQTLSGGQQQRVALARTLATGARLWLMDEPFAALDELTREQLADDVLRLWEAFRPTVLWVTHHVPEAVRLAERVVVLSDRPGRIRADIPIALPYPRDETTPEAAEMVRRIRQVLREEKSAGG; via the coding sequence ATGAATGTTGATGTCATAGACGTGAGCAAAACGTTCAATGATGAACCGTATGCCGCTGTGGGTCCCGTGACGTTGCACGTGCCTTCAGGGCAATTTGTCGCGTTGGTCGGACCGAGCGGCTGCGGTAAATCCACACTCCTGCGGCTCATTGCCGACCAGTTTCCGCCGACGACGGGCAAAATCTTGCTGGATGGACGCCCCCCGCGCGAAGCCCGCCGACGCAAGGCGATTGCCTGGATGGCACAGCAACCCGCCTTGTTCCCGTGGGCGACCGTTTTGGAGAATGTGCGGCTGCCATTGCGCGTCAATCCGACCGCGGAGCAGCATTCCCTTTCGCCTGAGGCGTTGCTGGAAATGGTGGGGTTGTCTGACTATGCCGAGGCGGCGCCGCAAACGCTCAGCGGCGGTCAGCAACAACGTGTCGCCCTGGCGCGCACGTTGGCAACCGGCGCGCGGCTCTGGCTCATGGATGAACCGTTTGCCGCCCTCGACGAGTTGACGCGCGAACAGTTGGCGGATGATGTCCTGCGGTTGTGGGAAGCGTTTCGCCCGACGGTGCTGTGGGTGACTCACCATGTGCCCGAAGCGGTGCGCTTGGCGGAGCGTGTGGTGGTGTTGAGCGACCGACCGGGACGCATTCGGGCGGATATCCCAATAGCCTTGCCGTATCCGCGTGATGAAACGACGCCCGAAGCGGCGGAGATGGTGCGGCGCATTCGGCAGGTCTTGCGTGAGGAGAAATCAGCAGGTGGGTGA
- a CDS encoding site-2 protease family protein, whose product MLGNRLRIARLFGIPIYLDGSWLIIFALVTYSLAASYFPSLYPRWSSFTYWGVALITSVLFFLSVLVHELAHSLVSLALGQRVRGITLFIFGGIAEIEEEPPRALYEFLVAVVGPLTSMAIGVVSLFVGWVIFWWLWPVQTVHAVLRYIGVLNVLLAVFNLLPGFPLDGGRIFRSLVWALTGSYRRATQIATTVGEGLAWLFIIGGGILVFSGHVFDGIWLAFIGWFILSAARGTMQAVEMRRLLEPVPVAQLMRTTLPVVVPYLTLDVLADTILNTGQRAFLVRDPQEGPLGIVTLSDVQGVPASQRAEMRVADVMTPFDALLTVKPSDSLWQALELMAKHDVHQVLVVDETGEIVGVVRRNDILRFLQLQAETRFGRPDAS is encoded by the coding sequence ATGCTTGGCAACAGATTGCGTATCGCCCGCCTTTTCGGCATACCGATTTACCTGGATGGGTCATGGCTCATCATTTTTGCGTTGGTTACCTACTCGCTTGCCGCCAGTTATTTCCCAAGCCTCTATCCGCGCTGGTCGTCGTTTACCTATTGGGGTGTGGCGCTTATCACCAGCGTGCTTTTTTTCCTCTCGGTGCTTGTTCATGAATTGGCGCATAGCCTTGTCTCGCTGGCGTTGGGGCAACGGGTGCGCGGAATTACGCTTTTCATCTTTGGCGGCATTGCCGAAATTGAAGAAGAGCCGCCGCGGGCGCTTTATGAGTTTTTGGTGGCGGTCGTGGGGCCCCTCACGAGTATGGCGATTGGCGTTGTGTCCCTCTTTGTGGGATGGGTGATTTTTTGGTGGCTGTGGCCTGTGCAGACCGTCCATGCGGTCTTGCGCTACATTGGCGTCCTCAATGTTTTGCTGGCGGTGTTCAACTTGTTGCCCGGCTTTCCGCTGGATGGCGGACGCATTTTCCGCAGTCTTGTCTGGGCGTTGACCGGTTCCTATCGGCGCGCGACGCAGATTGCCACAACAGTGGGCGAAGGGCTGGCGTGGCTCTTCATCATTGGCGGCGGTATTCTGGTGTTCAGCGGGCATGTGTTCGATGGAATATGGCTGGCGTTCATTGGCTGGTTCATTTTGAGCGCCGCGCGGGGTACGATGCAAGCCGTGGAGATGCGCCGCTTGTTGGAGCCGGTGCCTGTGGCGCAGTTGATGCGCACCACCTTGCCCGTCGTGGTCCCTTACCTGACGCTGGATGTGCTGGCAGATACAATTTTGAACACGGGACAGCGCGCTTTTTTGGTGCGCGACCCCCAAGAAGGACCACTTGGGATTGTGACGCTGAGCGATGTGCAGGGCGTGCCGGCTTCCCAACGGGCGGAGATGCGCGTTGCCGATGTGATGACGCCCTTCGATGCGCTGTTGACCGTCAAGCCGAGTGATTCGCTCTGGCAGGCGCTGGAACTCATGGCAAAGCATGATGTGCACCAGGTGCTGGTTGTGGATGAAACCGGCGAGATTGTCGGCGTGGTGCGCCGCAACGATATTTTGCGTTTCTTGCAATTGCAGGCTGAAACTCGTTTTGGAAGACCGGATGCCTCATGA
- a CDS encoding ANTAR domain-containing response regulator encodes MTRKRVVIADDESIIRMDLKEMLTSLGYLVVGEASNGRDAVRLARELKPDIVIMDIKMPDMDGIEAARILTEERIAPVVLLTAFSQRDLIEQAKEAGVVGYLIKPFRESDLTPVIEVAMERFREFRELEEQVQDLKEALETRKLVDRAKGILMDRDGLKEAEAFRRIQKMSMNTRRPMREIAEAIILTYEAEQAEKKS; translated from the coding sequence ATGACTCGCAAACGTGTGGTGATTGCAGACGATGAGTCGATTATTCGCATGGACCTCAAAGAGATGCTCACGTCGCTGGGCTATCTCGTGGTGGGGGAGGCCAGCAACGGGCGTGATGCTGTGCGCCTGGCGCGTGAGTTGAAGCCTGATATCGTCATCATGGATATCAAAATGCCCGACATGGACGGCATTGAAGCGGCACGCATTTTGACGGAGGAACGCATTGCCCCGGTGGTGCTGTTGACGGCGTTCAGCCAGCGCGATTTGATTGAGCAGGCCAAAGAAGCCGGCGTGGTGGGCTATCTCATCAAACCGTTCCGCGAAAGTGATTTGACGCCCGTCATCGAAGTGGCGATGGAGCGTTTCCGCGAATTCCGCGAATTGGAAGAACAGGTGCAAGATTTGAAAGAGGCGCTGGAAACGCGCAAACTGGTGGACCGCGCCAAGGGGATTTTGATGGACCGCGACGGTTTGAAGGAAGCCGAGGCGTTCCGCCGTATTCAAAAGATGAGCATGAACACGCGCCGCCCCATGCGCGAGATTGCCGAAGCCATTATTTTGACATACGAAGCGGAGCAGGCGGAAAAGAAATCCTGA